The following proteins are encoded in a genomic region of Mesoplodon densirostris isolate mMesDen1 chromosome 12, mMesDen1 primary haplotype, whole genome shotgun sequence:
- the TMEM244 gene encoding putative transmembrane protein 244 — protein MGTVSGLSTQVVLQNLLICVILFYTVYYVALGMYWVMLKVSELDVLAPSDFKTNLSWLNTNYKVLLVSSEITYFVCGLLFVLVVEEWVWDYGISVTIFHVAITSTVMLEFPLTSHWWAALAATVLDNRGGSRLPGRNGTTCRYYNSAHQAEFKAELLSAKRSTLKERKKCIENPEIVIPAMMRKGCVYIV, from the exons ATGGGCACAGTATCTGGACTTTCAACTCAG GTTGTTTTGCAGAACCTTCTCATATGTGTCATCCTCTTCTACACTGTGTATTACGTGGCTCTGGGCATGTACTGGGTGATGCTCAA ggtgtctgagttGGATGTCCTGGCACCATCTGATTTCAAAACAAATCTTTCATGGCTCAACACAAATTATAAAG TTCTTTTAGTCTCATCAGAGATCACCTACTTTGTTTGCGGATTGCTTTTTGTTCTGGTGGTAGAAGAATGGGTTTGGGATTATGGTATTTCAGTAACTATTTTTCATGTTGCCATCACTTCAACTG TTATGTTGGAATTCCCTTTGACATCACATTGGTGGGCTGCtttag cggctactgtattggacaatAGGGGAGGATCTCGTTTACCAGGGAGGAATGGTACCACCTGCAGATATTATAATTCAGCCCATCAGGCTGAGTTCAAGGCTGAGTTACTTAGTGCAAAAAGATCCACCctcaaggaaaggaaaaagtgcatagaaaacccagagattgTCATCCCGGCCATGATGCGTAAAGGCTGTGTGTACATTGTCTAG